The DNA segment ACGCGATCCCACCACCGCCGAGGTGAGTGACGGCCGGCTCCACGGCCTCGGCGCAGCCGACATGAAGGGCGCCCTCGCGGCGATGCTCCACGCGGCCGCCGCGCTCGGCGCCGAGGGCCTTCCGGTGCGCGGCGAGCTCGTCCTCGTCTTTTCCGCGGACGAGGAGGCCTCCGGGACGTTGGGGCTTTCCCACGTCCTTGCGACGACCGGGCTCACTGCCGACGCGGCGTTGATCGGCGAGCCGTCCGGGATCGATGGACCGTTCGACCGGTTGGCGATCGGCGCCCGCGGCTTTCACGGATTCACGCTCCGCGCAACCGGTCGCCGACTCCACTCCGGGCTGGCCGGGACGGCGGCCGCCTCGCCGGATGCCATCCGGGCCATTGCCCGCGCCGTCGATCGGCTGCCGGCGGCGGTCGATTTCGGGCAGCCACGCACCGCGGGAATCTGGCTGGGACCCGATCTTGCCATCACCGGTCTTGCCGCGGGGATCTCGCCGGGGATGCTCCCGGGCGAGGCAGTCGCCCGAGGCGAGGTGCGGACGATCCTCGGCATGACTCGCCAGGCTACGGATCGCGCCCTCCGCGAGGCCCTGGCCCGAATCCCGGGCGTCGACGGGGGACTGCTTGGGGTGGAGCTTGAGTCCGAGTCGGAGGACTGGCCGGCCAGCGCCATCGACCCGACCGAGCCGATCGTCGGCGCGCTCGCTGGGGCGACCGCACGGGTAATCGGTCGCGCGCCCGATCTGTCGGTCTTCCCAGGTGCGACGGAGGCGCACCTGTTCGCCGCCCGCGGAATCCCGTGCGTGCCTGCGTTCGGGCCCGGCCGGCTGGCGGCGGCGCACGTCCCGGACGAGTCCATCGCGATCGAGGACCTCATCGCGGCCGCCCAGATCTACGCGCTGGCGATCGCCGATTATCTTGCCTGAGAACGACGTGCCGGCTCCGGAAAGAGTTCGTCCACAGCGACCGGACGCCCACGTCGCTCCGACTCGTAGATTGCCCCGACCACGGCGATACCGCGCCGGCCTTCGGCAGCCCCGACGATCGGCGGACGACGTTCCAGGATGGCGTCGATGAACTCGCGGATCTCCCGGCCCATCTCCCCCCGATCAGTCCCGGCGATGATCGTCGTGCCCTCGCCTGCGATGTCGACGGTCAGCTCATGCCAGGTCCGGTACCGGATCGTGCCGCGCGAGCCGTGAACCTCGATCTCACACCGTCCCGGCATCGGAACCTGCTCGGAATCGCGGTGGATCGGATAGGTCGCCTCGTTGACGAAGAGCGCAGCGATTGCCCCGCTGGCGAACGTCAGGACAGCCACACCGCCGTCCTCGACCCCGACGATACCCCGAGCATAGGTGGTCGTCCGACCGTAGACCTCGATGATCGGGCTCCCGATCAGCCATGCCAGCCGGTCGACGAGGTGGACCGCGTCGTGGATCAGTTCGCCGCCCCCGGACAGTTCGCGATCGTAGTACCACGCGGGCCAAGGGCTGTGCTCCCCGAAGGTGAAGACGTCCTGGGCTAGCATCGGCGTTCCCAGGCGACCCTCGTCGATCAGGCGCTTGGCCACGAGGAGCTCGGCATGGAAGCGGTGGGTGAAGGCGAGCATCAACGTAATCCCGGCTCTTCTGCAGGCAGCCTCGATCGCGTCGCAATCGGCAACGTTTGTGGCCATCGGCTTCTCGAGGAGGACGTGGACGCCGGCGCCCGCGGCTGCCTCCACGAATGGACGGTGGAGGGCCGTCGGCGTGCAGACGCTCAGAGCGTCCGGCCGCTCGCGCCGGAGCAGCTCTGCGAGGTCCGCGTACGGTCGCGCGCCGAACCGATCGGCGACAGCTGCGGTCCGCTCGGCGTCGCGTCCGACGAAAGCCACGATCTCGGCATCTGGTTGGGCCGCGTAGGCGACGGCGTGATCGACCCCGATGAAGCCGCCGCCAGCGATCGCGACACGGAGGGTCATCTCCGGGCGGCGGCTGGCGACCCGGCGGCGACCGCGCTGAGCGAGACGAGCAGGCGGTCGACCTCCTCGACGGTGTTGTAGTGGGTCAGCCCGACCCGGAGGACGCCGCCCGACGCGAACAATCCGAACCGCTCGATGAGCGCCTGGGCGTAGAAGTCGCCGTCCCAGGCGGTGATCCCCTGGCCGCCGAGCACCTCCGCAGCCTGGCGTGGCGAGCAGGCGTCGAGCGTCAGCGCGGCAGTCGGGGTCCGCTCCCCGAGGCGGGCCAGATCGGCGATGCCCCACACACGTATGCCATCGATCCGGGCCAGTCCGGACAGGAGCCTCTCGAACAGGCCCAGCTCGTAGGTGCGGATCGCGCGCATCCCGGTGTGCGTGTTGAGCCTGCGCCCGGTCCACCCGGAGAACTCCCTGGCGAAGCCATCACCGAACCGCACGCCAACTGAGGCGATGTACTCCACCGCGGCGAGCGCGCCGGCGATCCCCTCGAAGTTCTGGGTCCCGGTCTCGATCCGGTCGTGGGCCGGCCGGACCTTGTAGGCAGGGAGACGGTCGAGTACATCCGCCCTACCGTACGCGACACCGAGGTGCGGACCGAAGAACTTGTAGGTCGAGCAGGCGAGGAAGTCGGTGCCGAGAGCCTGAACGTCGATCGGCCCGTGGGGCGCATAGTGGACGGCGTCGACGTAGGTTAGAGCGCCGGCCTCGTGGGCGAGGCGGACGAGCTCAGCCACCGGGTTGATCGTCCCGATCGCATTCGAGGCATAGCCGAAGGCGACCAGCTTCGTCCGAGACGATAGCTTCCTCTGGAAGTCGTCCAGGTCGAGAGTCCCGTCCTCGGGCCGGATGTCGACCGTTCGGACTGCGAGCCCTCTGTCGGCCGCCATGGCCCGCCACGGCGACACATTCGCCTCGTGATCGAGGGTCGTGACGATCACCTCGTCGCCGGGCTTGAGAGTCGCCCCGATCGACCGGCTCAGGTGGAACGTGAGGGTCGTCATGTTGTAGCCGAACTTGATCTCCTCAGGGGATGTGGCGTTGAGAAGGTCCGCGAGCGCTGCGTGCGCCTCGGTGACGATCGCGTCGCTGCGCTGGCTCGTCAGGAAGGCCCCGCCATCGTTCGCGTTCGAGGTCCGGTAGTAACCGACGACCGCATCGATCACCCGCTGGGGTACCTGCGTTCCGCCCGGCCCGTCGAAGTAGGCAAGCGCCCGCCCGCCATGCTCGAGGTTCAGCGCGGGAAACTCCCGCCGGAGCGCGGCGACATCGAAGTCGGTCATGCGTTGAGTCTCCCTGCGTCGGTCTTGGCCGTCTGTTTGTAGCGATCGTGCCACTCTGGCGAGCCCCATGCGACGATGCGGACGGGATCGATTCGGATGAGACATCGGGGCCACGCACGAGTGGCTTCGACGTAGGTGAGACCGGCCGGGCCCTCATAGCGCTCGCCCATCGCCAGGGCGATCTCGAGCATCCGGCCTGCGAGCGGCCCCGGTCCGTCGACGATCGTCGCGCGGCCGCGAAGCTGGACCCGCAGGTCCGGATCGTCGTCGGCCACGACCGATAGGCCGACGCGGGCGTCGCGCCGGATGTCTTGGACGAAGCGCGCCTCGGCCCGGGCGACGAGCCATGCCGCCTCGCCGTCCCAATCGTGCCAGACGGGGACGATCGCTGGGTAGCCGTCCGGGTCGACGGTGGCCAACCGGGCGATGAGCGAGCGCCGGAGGAGCTGGTCGATCTCCGACCGTGCCAAGGCGCCCGTGCCGTCGGGTCCGGTCATGAGATGGACGGCGGAACGGCGAGTCGGGCGATCCGCTCCATGGCGGCCCCGATGTGGCGGGCGGCGTCGGACAGAACCGGCGCGAGATGTCCGGCGAGGAGTCGTTCCGGCCGGTGGGTCGCGAGACGCTCGACGCTTCGCAACGTCGACTGCACGTCACAGTCCCACGTGTCCTGAAGTAGAACCCGTCCTTCCGGGAAGAGCGCGTCCCCGCTGAACGCGGTGACTGCCCCGTCTATCTCAGCGACGAACGCCACATGGCCCTCGGCGTGGCCCGGAGTGGGAACAACCAGGAAGCGGATCATGCCGAGTTCGACACCTTCCTCCGCGTCAAGCACCAGTTCGACCTCGCACGGCTC comes from the Chloroflexota bacterium genome and includes:
- a CDS encoding pyridoxamine 5'-phosphate oxidase family protein, translated to MTGPDGTGALARSEIDQLLRRSLIARLATVDPDGYPAIVPVWHDWDGEAAWLVARAEARFVQDIRRDARVGLSVVADDDPDLRVQLRGRATIVDGPGPLAGRMLEIALAMGERYEGPAGLTYVEATRAWPRCLIRIDPVRIVAWGSPEWHDRYKQTAKTDAGRLNA
- a CDS encoding M20/M25/M40 family metallo-hydrolase, with product MSERPREGPRAAAGREVGTVGRLLRRLERAGPAIIDLAARLVAIPSDSPAHDESAVAEALGAEAARLGLAAGEIVTARPNRPNLVIRMPGQAAGLRLILNGHMDTKPAGERADWRRDPTTAEVSDGRLHGLGAADMKGALAAMLHAAAALGAEGLPVRGELVLVFSADEEASGTLGLSHVLATTGLTADAALIGEPSGIDGPFDRLAIGARGFHGFTLRATGRRLHSGLAGTAAASPDAIRAIARAVDRLPAAVDFGQPRTAGIWLGPDLAITGLAAGISPGMLPGEAVARGEVRTILGMTRQATDRALREALARIPGVDGGLLGVELESESEDWPASAIDPTEPIVGALAGATARVIGRAPDLSVFPGATEAHLFAARGIPCVPAFGPGRLAAAHVPDESIAIEDLIAAAQIYALAIADYLA
- a CDS encoding Gfo/Idh/MocA family oxidoreductase → MTLRVAIAGGGFIGVDHAVAYAAQPDAEIVAFVGRDAERTAAVADRFGARPYADLAELLRRERPDALSVCTPTALHRPFVEAAAGAGVHVLLEKPMATNVADCDAIEAACRRAGITLMLAFTHRFHAELLVAKRLIDEGRLGTPMLAQDVFTFGEHSPWPAWYYDRELSGGGELIHDAVHLVDRLAWLIGSPIIEVYGRTTTYARGIVGVEDGGVAVLTFASGAIAALFVNEATYPIHRDSEQVPMPGRCEIEVHGSRGTIRYRTWHELTVDIAGEGTTIIAGTDRGEMGREIREFIDAILERRPPIVGAAEGRRGIAVVGAIYESERRGRPVAVDELFPEPARRSQAR
- a CDS encoding cysteine desulfurase-like protein, whose translation is MTDFDVAALRREFPALNLEHGGRALAYFDGPGGTQVPQRVIDAVVGYYRTSNANDGGAFLTSQRSDAIVTEAHAALADLLNATSPEEIKFGYNMTTLTFHLSRSIGATLKPGDEVIVTTLDHEANVSPWRAMAADRGLAVRTVDIRPEDGTLDLDDFQRKLSSRTKLVAFGYASNAIGTINPVAELVRLAHEAGALTYVDAVHYAPHGPIDVQALGTDFLACSTYKFFGPHLGVAYGRADVLDRLPAYKVRPAHDRIETGTQNFEGIAGALAAVEYIASVGVRFGDGFAREFSGWTGRRLNTHTGMRAIRTYELGLFERLLSGLARIDGIRVWGIADLARLGERTPTAALTLDACSPRQAAEVLGGQGITAWDGDFYAQALIERFGLFASGGVLRVGLTHYNTVEEVDRLLVSLSAVAAGSPAAARR